In a genomic window of Oncorhynchus keta strain PuntledgeMale-10-30-2019 chromosome 28, Oket_V2, whole genome shotgun sequence:
- the LOC118361476 gene encoding uncharacterized protein LOC118361476, giving the protein MAALLLLLLVSAGVLLSSTAAQEAYNKLPDNYRKGVDLALQQLNSHAGVKHHFLFFKSLLKSDIESGFDVSYIYHSFYLKATKCPKGTVDSTQCKFRNDRPLIDCSVCYKTFAGEIEKDPKPYIHCVHKPALTEDMMTTRVEHCNTMSYHSGAPTLLASKS; this is encoded by the exons ATGGCTGCTCTACTACTGCTGTTGTTGGTTAGTGCTGGAGTCCTGCTGTCTTCTACTGCGGCTCAGGAGGCTTATAATAAACTCCCCGATAACTACAGGAAAGGAGTGGATCTGGCTCTGCAACAACTCAACTCTCACGCTGGAGTCAAACACCATTTTCTCTTCTTCAAGAGTCTCCTGAAGTCCGACATAGAG TCTGGATTTGATGTGAGCTACATTTATCACAGCTTCTACCTGAAAGCCACCAAGTGCCCAAAGGGAACAGTTGACTCCACGCAATGCAAGTTCAGGAATGACCGA CCATTGATAGACTGTTCAGTCTGCTACAAAACCTTTGctggagagattgagaaggatCCAAAACCGTATATTCACTGTGTCCACAAACCAGCACTTACAGAG GATATGATGACAACAAGAGTAGAACACTGTAACACAATGAGTTACCACAGTGGAGCCCCTACTCTCCTGGCTTCAAAATCTTAA